The Chitinophagales bacterium genomic sequence GCCTACCTGACCGAGCTGTTCATGGCCTGGTACAGTATGGTACCTTATGAAAAAGCGGCATTCCACTGGCGTATTATGGGTCCATACTGGTGGAGCTACTGGGCGATGATGACCTGCAACGTGGTTTCTCCGCAGTTGTTCTGGTTCAAGAAGCTGCGCCGTAACATTCCGTTCACGTTCTTTATGTCAATCATAGTGAACATTGGTATGTGGTTCGAGCGTTTCGTGATCATCGTAACATCTCTGTACCGCGATTACCTGCCGGGTAGCTGGACGTATTACAGCCCTACATGGCCTGAGATAGGTTTCTACCTGGGTACATTCGGACTGTTCTTTACATGTTTCTTCCTGTTTGCTAAATACTTCCCTGTGATAGCTATTGCAGAGATCAAGTTCGTACTGAAAACTTCAGGTGAAAGCTACAAGAAGAAAATGGAAGTTATTGAAGAGCAGAGCACTGAAGAGTTCATTGCTCAACATGCTCATCACTAAAATGAATGCAGGGCTCGCTCTGGCTTGTCCGGTAAATGAAATAAAGTTTTTTTGAACATTGCCCCTGTGGCTAACTGTCAAATTGAATAATTAATAAAAATGGCTATAAAAAAATTCGCGGTTGGGTGTTATGACGACGAAGCGGTACTGTTCCCGGCAGTGGAAAAAGTTCGCAACAGTGGTTATAAACTGCATGACGTGTACACTCCTTTCCCTGTTCACGGGTTAGACAAAGCATTGGGCCACAAGGATACAGACCTGCACGTTGCCGGTTTTATATACGGTATCACAGGTACCAGTACAGCCTTGGGGTTCATGAGCTGGATATTTACCAGCAACTGGCCGACCAACTTTGGCGGTAAGCCTCACTTCGCCTTACCTGCATTCATACCAATTACTTTCGAGACTACGGTATTGTTTGCAGCGGTAGGTATGGTACTTACCTTTTGCTACCTGAACCAGATCATGCCGGGTGTTAAGAAACACGTGTTTCACCCACGCCAGTCTGATGACCTGTTTGTAGTGGCTCTGGAACTGAATGAGCATACTTCTGAGCAGGAAGTGAAGGATTTCCTGAAATCGACCGGTGCACAGGAAATATCCATTCAAATGGCAGAGAGTGAATGGTGGTATGGCCGTTTTGACAAAGAAGAAGAGTACGAGAAACTGAACGCGGCAGTATAATTTTTATAAAAGCTTTTTGATAAGAATATAGATATTGATTTATGAATAAGACCAAAGGCATAGTGATTGCAATTCTGGCGATAGGGCTGGGTCTTACGGCGTGCAACTCAGGTAGCATCCGTCGTAACCCGGGTAAAACCTATGCACCGGACATGACTTATTCACGTGCATACGATGCTTATACAGCTAACCCGAACTTTGCAGATGGCGAAACAAGCCGCCTGCCGGTAGATGGTACAGTTGCACAGGGGCACGAACTGCCTGACCACCTGGTAGAAGGAGATACCAATGCGTACAAGACCTTTACTACCAACCTGCGTTTCAACGCAGCTGAAGTAGAAGAAGGTGGCCGCTTGTTCAATATTTACTGTGGCATCTGCCATGGTACGGCTATGGACGGACAGGGACCGCTGTATACTAGCGGT encodes the following:
- a CDS encoding DUF3341 domain-containing protein yields the protein MAIKKFAVGCYDDEAVLFPAVEKVRNSGYKLHDVYTPFPVHGLDKALGHKDTDLHVAGFIYGITGTSTALGFMSWIFTSNWPTNFGGKPHFALPAFIPITFETTVLFAAVGMVLTFCYLNQIMPGVKKHVFHPRQSDDLFVVALELNEHTSEQEVKDFLKSTGAQEISIQMAESEWWYGRFDKEEEYEKLNAAV
- a CDS encoding cytochrome c; this encodes MNKTKGIVIAILAIGLGLTACNSGSIRRNPGKTYAPDMTYSRAYDAYTANPNFADGETSRLPVDGTVAQGHELPDHLVEGDTNAYKTFTTNLRFNAAEVEEGGRLFNIYCGICHGTAMDGQGPLYTSGKFAAMPANLKDAKYMAMSVGTMYAAIKYGKNAMGSYASQLDIKQRWMVIAYIKKMQADNGGSPFTLGAAEQTAMAAHEETETTTH